The DNA sequence GACGGAGCCGTGCAGCAGCGCGTTGGTCGTCAGCTCGCTGGTCAGCAACGCCGCGTCGGCCGCCAGCTCGGGCCGCCCCCACGCCACGGCGAGCCACGCGGTGTGCCGGCGGGCGGTGGGTACGGAGTCCTGGCGGGGCGGGTAGTTCCGTACGTCGTGACGCTCCATGACCTTGCACCTCCGGTACGGGCGGTGGCATGCCGGTGCCGCTTCGTGGGCAGCCCGGTGCGCTTCCGCCAACTGACTCTGTGCGGTGAGTGGTTCGTCACCGACCGTAGGGTGAGCGCGTGGATGGGTGCAACCTCTTCCGGAGATATCTATCCCCACGGAGTAGTTGTGCGGTTCGGTCCGGGCGCGGAAGACTGCCCCGGGTACGAGGAGGTGGATCAAGTGCCCACGGACAACCGGGTATCCACGGTGCTGGCACGCCGACTGGGCGGGGAGCTGCTGCGCCTGCGGGACGCTGCGGGCCTGACGCAGCCGCAAGCGGCGCAGGTGCTGAGTGCGACGGCGGCCAAGGTCGCCAAAATGGAGCGAGGCTGGGTTCCGTTCCGGGACCCGGACATCGTCGCCCTGTGCAAGCTCTACGGGGAGACGGACGAGTCGGCCGTCGCCGGATTGCTGGCGCTGGCCAAGCTGGACCGCGAGCGGCGCAAGGCCAAGGGCTGGTGGCAGCAGATGCACCTCGTCGGCAACCTTGGTGAGTACATCGCGATGGAGCAGGTGGCCACGCGGATCCGTACGTGGCAGCTGGCCCTTGTTCCTGGATTGCTCCAGACTCCCGAGTACATTCGGGCGCTGGGGGTCACGTCCAACTGGTCGCACCCCGACGAGATCGAGGTGCTGGTCACGTCTCGGGTCAAGCGACAAGCGCGGCTGTGGGGCGAGCAACCACTGGAATTCCACGCGGTGGTGTGGGAGGCCGCATTGCGCCAGCAGATCGGTAGCCCCGAGGTGATGCGTGGGCAGCTCAATCACCTGGCCGAGATGGCCAGGCTCCCCCACGTCCACGTGCAGGTGTTGCCTTTCCGGGCGGGAGGGCACCATGGCGCCTCGGGCTCGTTCAACATCGTTTCGTTCGCTGAACAAGGTGCATTGGACGTCGCTTACGCCGAGACGGCCGCGGCTAAGGTTTGGGTGGAGGGGTCGGAAGGCAACGAGGCGTTCAGCCGGGCCTTCGCACGGGTGTCCCGTCTGAGTCTCTCGCCGCATGACTCCGTGAACCTGATCGACTCCATCAGCAAAGGTATGTAAGCCCGTGAACCAGTTCGAGTTCGTGAAGTCCAGTTACAGCGACGACCAGGCCGATTCGGAGTGCGTCGAGGTGGCCACCAACATCGTCGGCACGGTCGCCGTCCGGGACAGCAAGCGGGGCGACGGGCCGGTCATCCGGGTCACCGCCACCGCGTGGGCCGACTTCGCGGCGACGCAGGCCGGGTGAGCATCCGGACCGGGCGGCTGACCCTGCTGCCCCTGGAGGTCGCGCACGCCGAGGAGATGGCGGCCGTGCTGGGCGATCCGGAGCTGCACGGCTTCATCGGCGGAGCCCCCCTCACCGAGTCGGAGCTGCACGCCCGCTACGAACGACTGGTCGCCGGTTCGCCGGACCCCGCCGTCACCTGGTGCAACTGGGTGGTCCGGCTCGACGCCGAGGACTGCCTGACCGGCACGGTCCAGGCGACCGTGTCCGGGGAGGCCGCCGAGATCGCCTGGGTCATCGGTACGCCCTGGCAGCGCCGCGGCATCGCCGTCGAGGCGGCCCGGGCGATGGTCGAGTGGCTCGGGACGCAGGCCGGGGTGCGCACCGTCATCGCGCACGTGCACCCCGACCACACCGCGTCCGCCGCCGTCGCCACGCGGGTCGGACTCGCCGCCACGGACCGGGTCGAGGACGGCGAGATCCGCTGGGAGGGGCCCGCCTGACGGGGCATCGCCCGAGGGTGACGGTGTACGCGCAGGTCAAGGGCGTACGTAGGCCGGTTGCGCGGCGTGTCCGCACGGGCGGTGCGGGGGCTCGGGTTGCGGGGGCTGACGGGGTGTCGGTGAGTGGGCTGGGACACGTCCCATGTCGCGTCCCACGTCACGCTCCGGCACGTCCCATGTCGGGGCTCCTCGACAGGAGAGATTCGTTGCACCGCATCACGCGTTACACCGTCCCCGCCGCCCTCTGCCTGACCCTGCTGACCGCGTCCCCCGGTCTGGCGTCGGCGGCGGCGGAGTCGTCCGCGAAGCCGCAGGCCGCCGCCGCGTTCGTGGCGGCCGCGCCGGCCGGGAAGGCGATCCCCGGTACCGAGGCCCTGCTCGCGCAGGTCCAGTCGCTGGGCGGGCTCGGCGGGCTGCTCAAACCCATCACCGATCTGCTGGCCGCCATCCTGAAGTCCCCCGACGGCAAGATCCCGGAGGCGGACCTGGCCGCCTTCAAGGAGAAGATCGCCGCCGCGATCGAGGACCTGAAGAAGAGCCTGCCCGCCGCCCCGGCCCTGCCGGTACCGGTCCCGCCGGTGGAGGCCCCGAACCTCCCGGTGGACCCGCCGAAGCTCCCGGTCGAGGCCCCGAAGCTTCCGGTGGAGGCCCCGGCGGTCCCGGTCGAGGCTCCGAAGCTGCCGGTGGAAGCTCCGAAGCTCCCTGTTGAGGCCCCGGCGCTGCCCGTCGAGGCGCCGAAGCTGCCGGTCGAGGCTCCGAAGCTCCCGGTGGCGGCGCCTGCGCTGCCCGTGGCGCTCACCGTCTCCGTCCGCAAGGCCGCCAAGCCCGCCGCCGGCCCGCTCGACCTGGCCACGGGTGCCATCGACAAGCTCAAGGGCTCCGTCGACGGCCTCACCAAGGCCGCCGGCCCCTGCGGTTGCTCCACCGACGCCAAGGCCAAGGCCACGGACGTGGTGACCGACCTGGTCGCGGCCCTGGTCGCCCTGCTCACCGGCCTCGGCCTCCCGGGCCTGCCCCCGCTCCCGGCCCCGGTCCCGCTGCCCGTCCAGTAACACCGCACCCGCCGCACCCCCGGCCCCGGCGCTGCCCGCCCACCAGCGGCAGCGCCCCGCCGGGTCGGTCGCGGTCGGTTGCCTGCTTCGCGGGGCATGAGACGGTCTGGCCGTGACAGAGATGACGGGTGGGTTGGAGTCGGCCCTGGCCGAGGCGTCGTCCCCTTCGTGGACGCGACGTGCTCGCGCCGGGCGCGACCTCGCTTCCTTCGCCGATGTTCCGGAAGCTGCGGAAGTCCTGGTGAGGCTGCTGCTGGATGCCGAGGACACCGCGGTGACGCGCCGGACGGCGGAGGCCCTGGCCCGCACGGGGACGACGGCCGCGGTGAGGCTCATCGCTCTCGCGGTCGTGGAGGCCGACGACAACCGGGCCGACTGGCTGCAGACCGGGGTGCACGACGCACGCGTGGGGCCGGACGGTGTGCCGGACGTAGCCGAGGCCTGCGCAAAGCTCGCCCAGGATCAGGAGGAACCGGTCCGGCGGGGCGCCGCGGAGATCTCGGCGTGGGCAGCCGGGACAAGCCGCTGACCTGAACGGCATGCACATGGGCGCAGCCCGGTTCCCCCTGACCGATGAGATCGGTGCACCCCCGGCCCCGGCGCTGCCCGCCCACCGGCGGCAGGGCCCCGCCGGGGGCGATCGCGGCCGGGCAAGGCCCGCCCCACCCCGATGCTCGCCGCCGGAGCGGCGGCAGGCCCCCGCTCGGGCGAACCCGCAGCAGCGGCAGTGTCCCCGCCCCCGCGCTGCCCACCCATGAGCGGGCAGGGCCCCACCCCGGTGCTCGCGTTCGAGCAAGGCTCGCCCCCACCCCGGAGCTCAGGCGGAGCGCTGCCCGCATCAGGCTCGCCCCTGGGCGGCAGCGCGGCCGCGCCCCGGCGCACTCCGAGCAGCGGAGCGGCGGCCGCACCCCCGGGCGGGCCGCGCCGCCGGTGCTCGCCGAGCAGGGCGGCGTCCCCGGCCCGGGGGGCCCGTTCACCGAGCGGCCAGCGCCCCCGCGTGCCGCCGCGCGACCGTACGGACCCCCTTGACGCGCCCCCCGCGCCGGTGGACGCTCCCGGGGCGCGGATCCGTACGGTGCGTTGGGGGGCCGGTATGCCGGAGCAGTCGGAGGGGCGTGTCCAGACGGCGGGGGAGCTGCGGGCCCTGCTCGCGGCGTGCGGGGCGCGGTGGTCCGTGAGCGAGCACCTCGCCGACGGGGATCGCGTACCGAGGCCCGCGCTGGGCCTGGGCGCGAGCACGGCGGCGGCAGCGGAGCTGACGCCCGCCGGGGCCGCGCCGCCGGTGGACCTGCGGAGCCTCGTGGGCCGGGCCAGCGGCAATCCGCACCTCACCCGGCGCAGGGCGGCGCACGGGCTGCTCCCCGACACCGACACCGGCACGGGCACCGGCACCGGGGCCCCCGCCCGCCCCTCCGCCGTGGACTGGCGGAGCCGGTGGGGGTGGCCCTGGCTCACCAAGGTGCAGGACCAGGGCCCGTGCAGCGCCTCATGGGCGTTCGGGGCGGCCGGCCTGGTGGAGTCGATGGCCCGCATCGAGCACCACGTGTGGGCCGAGCGGTCCGAGGGGGACGTGCACGACGGGATGAAGGCCCCCTGCGGGCAGACGGGCAGCCCCGAGGCCGCCCTCGACTGGATCCGGACCAACGGCGGACTCGCGGACCCGGGCTGCTGGCCGTACTCGCCGCCGCCGCCCGGTACCCCGGTCGACCGCCGGGAGGCCTGGCGGGCCGAGTACACCCCGAGCTGGGACCGCTCGGGCCGGACCGTCCGCATCACCGGGGGACACGTCCTGCTCGGCGACGTGGAGCAGCAGAAGGTCTGGCTGGACACGGTGGGCCCGCTGACCGCCTGCTTCGACGTCTACGAGGACTTCTTCGGCCTCGGCTCCGGCGTCTATCACCGCACCAGTGACCGCCTGGCGGGCGGCCACTGCGTCCTGATCACCGGCTACGACGACGCGGCGGGCTGCTGGCTGTTCAAGAACTCCTGGGGGACCGGCTACCACGTGGGCGGCCACGGCCGGATCGCGTACGGCGAGGCGCGGATCGACGACTGGGCGAAGTGCGGGCTGCAGGACACCAACATCGACCCGTGGAGCAAGCGCCGCCTGCACACCGGCAACGTCTACGAGAGCGGCAACGGCCGGGCCCACCGCAACTTCGAGATGGCGTCCCTCAGCGGAGTCGGCGGGGGCTCCCTGACCCACTGGTGGCGCGAGGGCGACGCCCCCTTCGCCTGGAACCGCGCCCAGAGCTTCGCCTCCGACGCCTCGGGCCAGCCCGCCTTCACGGGGACCACGTACAACCGGAACATGGAGTCCCTGCACGTCACCACGGGCGGCCGGCTCCGCCACTGGTACTACGAGCACTTCGCCGGCGCCTGGCGCGACGGCGGCGCCTTCGGCCCCGGCGACGCGGCGGTCGGCTCGACCCCGGCCTTCATCCAGAGCGACTACGGGGCTCCCGGCAACTTCGAGGTGGTCGTCCGCACCGCCGACGGCCGCCTGGGCCACTGGTGGCGGATCAACGGCGCTCCCTGGACCTGGAACGACGGCGGCCGCTTCGCCTCCGGCATCGCGCACTTCGGCCCGGCCCTGGTCCAGACCCGCTCCCGCCACCTCGACCTGGTGGCCACCCGCACCGACGGCCGGATGCAGCTGTGGTGGCGCGACGACCCGAACGGGTTCGTCTGGCGCCCCGGCGAGGTCTTCGGCTCCGGGATCACCTCCGCGCCCTGCCTGATCGAGGCGCAGTACGGGGCGGCCGACGAGGACACCGCCGGGAACTACGAGCTGTGCGTGACGGGCGCGGGCGGCCGCGTCGAGCACTGGTGGCGCGGCAACGCGGGCGGCGCGGCCTGGCAGCGCTCCACCGTCTTCGGCCACGACGTGCTGGCGGTCACCGGGATGCTCCAGGGCAGCTTCGGGTTCAACCTGGAGGTGATCGTCCTGCGCACGGACCGCCTGCTCCAGCACTACCGGCGCGACGGCGCGGGCTGGCACGAGGGGGCGGTGATCGGCCCGGCATAGGCCGTCTCCGCAGGAGATCCGCAGGAGAGGAGTCCGCGTGGAGGTGCGCGAGGTGGCGCTCGCGCCCGGTGAGCCGTACGAGCTGCGGCTCACCGGGCGCGGTGCGCGCGGCTACGTCTGGACCTGGCGGGTGACGGGGGACGCGGACGCGGTCTCGGTGGCGGAGGGGCCGTCGGGGCCGCCGGACCCTGCCGCGGGGCCGCCGCTGCCCGGGGCGACGGTGGAGCGGCTGTACCTCGTACGGGGGCTGGTGGCGGGCCGGGCCAGGATCCGCTTCGCGCAGGTGCGTCCGCCGTATCCGGACGAGGCCGCGTACGACGAGTTCGTGCTGGACGTCACGGTGCGGTGAGGGACGGTGCGGTGAGGATCCACATGCGGTGAGGGTCCACATGGTGGACGGGCTCCCGGGTTGCACCTCTGTTGTATCTATGCTGTGCGCATGCCACCCGCCCGAACCGCCGGTACCACCGTGACCGCTGCCGAACGCGTCTACCAACACGTCAAGCAGGCCGTGCTCGACCGCCGCTACGAAGGCGGGGTGCTGTTGACCGAGGGCGAGCTGGCGGACGCCGTCGGGGTCTCGCGCACACCGGTCCGCGAGGCGCTGCTGCGGCTGGAGACCGAGGGACTGCTGAAGCTGTACCCGAAGAAGGGCGCGCTCGTCCTCGCGGTCTCCGCCCAAGAGATCGCCGACGTCATCGAAACCCGGCTGCTGGTCGAGGAGTTCACCGTCCGCCGGGCGGTACCCGCCCCGGCCGGGCTGCTGGAACGGCTCGCGGAACTGGTCGAGGAGCAGCGCCGGCTCGGCGACGCGGGCGAGCTCGGGGCGATGATGGCCGCCGACCGGGCCTTCCACGCGGAGATCGTGCGCAGCGCCGGCAACCAGATCCTCTGCCGCCTCTACGACCAACTGCGCGACCGCCAGCTCCGCATGGGCGTGGCCCTGCTGCACGCGCACCCCGAGCGGGTGGAGCGGACGCTGGCCGAGCACCGGGAGATCCTCGACGCCCTGCGCGCGGGAGACGCCGACACGGCCGCCGCGGCGGTACGGGCCCACGTGAGCCGGGTCGGGGAACTGGTGCGGGGGTCCGCCCGATGAGCTCCGCGTCCGCCGCCTCCCCTGCTGTCTTCAAGGACCCGCCGGGTGGCCGCAAGGCGGTGCTCGTCTGGTCGATCGGCGTCGCCGTCTACTTCGTGGCGGTCATCTTCCGCACCAGCCTCGGCGTCGCCGGGCTGGAGGCCGCCGACCGCTTCCACGTGAACGCCTCGGCGCTGTCCACCTTCTCCCTGCTCCAACTCCTGGTCTACGCGGGCATGCAGATACCCGTCGGCCTGATGGTGGACCGGCTCGGCACCAAGAAGGTGCTCACCCTCGGCGCCGTGCTCTTCACCGCCGGCCAGATCGGCTTCGCGCTCTCCCCCTCCTACGGGATGGCCCTGGCGGCCCGCGCCCTGCTGGGCTGCGGAGACGCCATGACCTTCATCTCCGTACTGCGGCTCGGCACCCGCTGGTTCCCGGCCCGCCGGGGCCCGCTGATGGCGCAGTTGGCCGGCCTGGTCGGGATGGCGGGCAACCTGATCTCCACGCTGGTGCTGGCCCCCGTGCTGCACGGGGTCGGCTGGGTGCCCGCGTTCGCGGGCAGCGCGGTGGCGGGGCTGGTCGTGCTGGTCCCGCTCGTGCTGTTCCTGCGCGACCACCCCGAGGGCCACGAGCCCGCACCGCAGGCGGGCTCCGGCGCGCGGGGATTCGTACGGCGCCAGATCGCCGACTCCTGGCGGGAGCCGGGCACCAAGCTCGGCCTGTGGGTGCACTTCACGACGCAGTTCCCGGCGATGGTGTTCCTGCTGCTGTGGGGGATGCCCTTCCTCGTCGAGGCCCAGAGCCTGTCCCGGACCACCGCGGGCGGGCTGCTGACCCTGGTGGTCGCCTCGAACATGGCGCTCGGCCTGGTCTACGGCCAGATCATCGGCCGCAGGCAGTCCTCCCGGATCCCGCTCGCCCTGGGCACGGTCGCCCTGACCGCCCTCCTGTGGGGCTCGGTCCTGGCCTATCCGGGGGACCACGCGCCGATGTGGCTGCTGATCGCGCTCTGCCTGGTGCTGGGCACGTGCGGGCCGGCATCGATGATCGGCTTCGACTTCGCCCGGCCCGCCAACCCGGCGGAACGTCAGGGCACCGCCTCCGGAATCACCAACATGGGCGGTTTCATCGCCTCGATGACGACCCTGCTGGTGGTGGGCCTGCTGCTCGACGCCACCGGGGACGACTACCGCATCGCGTTCTCTTCGGTCTTCGTCCTGGAACTCCTGGGCATCGCCCAGATCCTGCGCCTGCGCGGCCGCGCCCTGGCCCGCGAACGCGAACGGATGGGAGCGGGCGTCCTCCCCGGCTTCCTCCCCGGCGTCGGCCCTGCCACCGCCCCCGCCGGCGGCCCCGCCGTCCCGCCGGCCCCGGTTCCGGCCGCCACCGCCGTGGCCGCCGCCGGGGCCGGCGCCCCCGTCGGCACCCCTGCCGACCCACGACCGTCCGGGTGACATCCGGAGCCGGCCCGGCTTGTGCGCGGCCCCCGCACCGAGGAGGACGGGACGGGTCCGGGTGGGACAGACCCCCGTCCTTTCCCACCCATCCGTCCGCCCACTCCACGGAGTCGGGTTCCGGCCAACGCGTGCCGAGCCTATGAGGGCCCCGCGCGGCCGGGTGTGCACTGCGCGCAGGGACCGTTGACAATGCGCGCAGCGGCCCCGGCCGTGCCCGGGGCCTGCTACTCCTCGCGCGCCGGACCCTCCGCGGCCGCCGCGGCCTGCCGCGGCGCCGCGCGGCGGAACCCGCTGGGGCTGAGCCCGTACGTGTCGCGGAACAGTCGGCTGAACACGGAGGCGTTGGTGAACCCCCAGCGCAGGGCCACGGTGTGGACGGGGACGGCGAGCTGTGCGCAATCGGCGAGGTCGGCGTGGCACCGCTCCAGCCGGCGCCGGCGGATCGTGGCCGCGACGCTCTCCCCGCGCTCCCGGAAGAGGAGCTGGAGCCGGCGCAGCGAGAGGCTGTGCCGGGCGGCGACCACGGACGGGCTCAGCTCCGGATCGCCGAGGTTGTGCCCGATGAAGGCGTCGATCCGCGCCAGCAGGGCCCGGGTCCGGCTCTCCTCGGACAGTTCGTCCTCGGCTCCGATCCGCCCGGCGAGGCAGGCCCCGGCCAGGTCGAGGGCGACGGACCCGAGCTGCTCCAGCTCGCCGGGCCCGCACTCCTCCCCGTGCGCGGCCAGGGAGCGCATGTACTGCGCGAGGATCGCCCCCATCCCCCGGTCGGCGGGGATCCGCTCGGCGAGCAGCCGCTCCACCCGGTCCGACCGAAGGGGGAGCGCCGTGCGGGGCAGCGAGAGGAGCACGACGTGGAGCGGCTGGGTGCCGAGGACGCCCGACTCGAAGGGGCGGGAGGTGTCCCACAGCACCAGGTCCCCCGAGAAGGGCCCCGAGTCGTGCCGGTTCTGCGCGACCCACGTGGTCCCACTGGTCACCAGCCCCAGCTGGTACTGCTCGGGATCGCTGCTGCGCACGTGCGCCGCCGTGCGCCGGGAGTGCAGCGGGGCGTAGCCGAGCTGCTTCACCTGGACGGAGCCCAGGTCCAGCACGGCAGCCTCCGCCCGGAAGTCCAGGGCGTGCTCACTCTTGATCGACGTGGACACCAACTCCTGCGCCACCACGTCGGCGAACCAATCGAACCGGTCCGCCGCCGGCACGGCAGCGGACGACATCATCGACCACACCAAGGGTTCTCCGAACCTAAGGAGTCACGGAGAAGTTGGCCAGGATGGCGTCGGCCAGCGCCGGGTCGCCCTCCACCTTCACCCGGTCGGCCACGGTGTGCGGACGCACCCGGCCGGCCGCGAGGCGTACGTACGTCTCCCAGTCCAGGGTCAGCGTCACCGCGGGCCCCAGCGAGGGGGCCTTGTCGATGGTGCCGCGGCCCTCCGCGTCGACCCGTACGGTCCGCATGAACTCCAGCGCCCCGTGCACATCGATGACGACGGCCGAGTTCGCGGGCGCGCCCGCCTTCTTCGCGACCACCTTCGGCAGACCGGAGAGCAGTACGTCCCTGGCCACGTAGGCCCCCGGCGAGTCCCAGTTCCCCGGTGCGCCCAGGGCCGCCCGCAGGTCCTGCTCGTGGATCCACACGTCGAACGCGCGCAGCCGCAGCGAGTGCTCCAGCGTCGCCGGCTCGCCCAGCGGGCCGCGGATCATCGTGTCCGGTTCCCGCTTCTCGTTCCGCAGCTGCCGGGAGCGGCGGATGATCGTGTACTCCAGCTCGGAGGTCATCTCGGGCGCGGTGTGGTGCCGCCGCACGTCGACCTGTACTTCCATGTACCGGGAGAA is a window from the Streptomyces sp. NBC_01244 genome containing:
- a CDS encoding DUF397 domain-containing protein, with product MNQFEFVKSSYSDDQADSECVEVATNIVGTVAVRDSKRGDGPVIRVTATAWADFAATQAG
- a CDS encoding protease inhibitor I42 family protein, producing the protein MEVREVALAPGEPYELRLTGRGARGYVWTWRVTGDADAVSVAEGPSGPPDPAAGPPLPGATVERLYLVRGLVAGRARIRFAQVRPPYPDEAAYDEFVLDVTVR
- a CDS encoding GNAT family N-acetyltransferase, yielding MSIRTGRLTLLPLEVAHAEEMAAVLGDPELHGFIGGAPLTESELHARYERLVAGSPDPAVTWCNWVVRLDAEDCLTGTVQATVSGEAAEIAWVIGTPWQRRGIAVEAARAMVEWLGTQAGVRTVIAHVHPDHTASAAVATRVGLAATDRVEDGEIRWEGPA
- a CDS encoding GntR family transcriptional regulator, with amino-acid sequence MPPARTAGTTVTAAERVYQHVKQAVLDRRYEGGVLLTEGELADAVGVSRTPVREALLRLETEGLLKLYPKKGALVLAVSAQEIADVIETRLLVEEFTVRRAVPAPAGLLERLAELVEEQRRLGDAGELGAMMAADRAFHAEIVRSAGNQILCRLYDQLRDRQLRMGVALLHAHPERVERTLAEHREILDALRAGDADTAAAAVRAHVSRVGELVRGSAR
- a CDS encoding C1 family peptidase — its product is MPEQSEGRVQTAGELRALLAACGARWSVSEHLADGDRVPRPALGLGASTAAAAELTPAGAAPPVDLRSLVGRASGNPHLTRRRAAHGLLPDTDTGTGTGTGAPARPSAVDWRSRWGWPWLTKVQDQGPCSASWAFGAAGLVESMARIEHHVWAERSEGDVHDGMKAPCGQTGSPEAALDWIRTNGGLADPGCWPYSPPPPGTPVDRREAWRAEYTPSWDRSGRTVRITGGHVLLGDVEQQKVWLDTVGPLTACFDVYEDFFGLGSGVYHRTSDRLAGGHCVLITGYDDAAGCWLFKNSWGTGYHVGGHGRIAYGEARIDDWAKCGLQDTNIDPWSKRRLHTGNVYESGNGRAHRNFEMASLSGVGGGSLTHWWREGDAPFAWNRAQSFASDASGQPAFTGTTYNRNMESLHVTTGGRLRHWYYEHFAGAWRDGGAFGPGDAAVGSTPAFIQSDYGAPGNFEVVVRTADGRLGHWWRINGAPWTWNDGGRFASGIAHFGPALVQTRSRHLDLVATRTDGRMQLWWRDDPNGFVWRPGEVFGSGITSAPCLIEAQYGAADEDTAGNYELCVTGAGGRVEHWWRGNAGGAAWQRSTVFGHDVLAVTGMLQGSFGFNLEVIVLRTDRLLQHYRRDGAGWHEGAVIGPA
- a CDS encoding helix-turn-helix domain-containing protein, translating into MPTDNRVSTVLARRLGGELLRLRDAAGLTQPQAAQVLSATAAKVAKMERGWVPFRDPDIVALCKLYGETDESAVAGLLALAKLDRERRKAKGWWQQMHLVGNLGEYIAMEQVATRIRTWQLALVPGLLQTPEYIRALGVTSNWSHPDEIEVLVTSRVKRQARLWGEQPLEFHAVVWEAALRQQIGSPEVMRGQLNHLAEMARLPHVHVQVLPFRAGGHHGASGSFNIVSFAEQGALDVAYAETAAAKVWVEGSEGNEAFSRAFARVSRLSLSPHDSVNLIDSISKGM
- a CDS encoding maleylpyruvate isomerase family mycothiol-dependent enzyme, coding for MNSTRGVPLTVHPHPSLQPYADAWTHSIEAISELVLPLTEGEWSRATPCPNWSVRDVVSHVIGIECEQLGDPRPIHTLPRDLRHVVDEFSRYMEVQVDVRRHHTAPEMTSELEYTIIRRSRQLRNEKREPDTMIRGPLGEPATLEHSLRLRAFDVWIHEQDLRAALGAPGNWDSPGAYVARDVLLSGLPKVVAKKAGAPANSAVVIDVHGALEFMRTVRVDAEGRGTIDKAPSLGPAVTLTLDWETYVRLAAGRVRPHTVADRVKVEGDPALADAILANFSVTP
- a CDS encoding helix-turn-helix domain-containing protein produces the protein MMSSAAVPAADRFDWFADVVAQELVSTSIKSEHALDFRAEAAVLDLGSVQVKQLGYAPLHSRRTAAHVRSSDPEQYQLGLVTSGTTWVAQNRHDSGPFSGDLVLWDTSRPFESGVLGTQPLHVVLLSLPRTALPLRSDRVERLLAERIPADRGMGAILAQYMRSLAAHGEECGPGELEQLGSVALDLAGACLAGRIGAEDELSEESRTRALLARIDAFIGHNLGDPELSPSVVAARHSLSLRRLQLLFRERGESVAATIRRRRLERCHADLADCAQLAVPVHTVALRWGFTNASVFSRLFRDTYGLSPSGFRRAAPRQAAAAAEGPAREE
- a CDS encoding MFS transporter; the encoded protein is MSSASAASPAVFKDPPGGRKAVLVWSIGVAVYFVAVIFRTSLGVAGLEAADRFHVNASALSTFSLLQLLVYAGMQIPVGLMVDRLGTKKVLTLGAVLFTAGQIGFALSPSYGMALAARALLGCGDAMTFISVLRLGTRWFPARRGPLMAQLAGLVGMAGNLISTLVLAPVLHGVGWVPAFAGSAVAGLVVLVPLVLFLRDHPEGHEPAPQAGSGARGFVRRQIADSWREPGTKLGLWVHFTTQFPAMVFLLLWGMPFLVEAQSLSRTTAGGLLTLVVASNMALGLVYGQIIGRRQSSRIPLALGTVALTALLWGSVLAYPGDHAPMWLLIALCLVLGTCGPASMIGFDFARPANPAERQGTASGITNMGGFIASMTTLLVVGLLLDATGDDYRIAFSSVFVLELLGIAQILRLRGRALARERERMGAGVLPGFLPGVGPATAPAGGPAVPPAPVPAATAVAAAGAGAPVGTPADPRPSG